A region of Thiofilum sp. DNA encodes the following proteins:
- a CDS encoding autotransporter assembly complex family protein: protein MKHWDVRWLVLTCLVSTSGVTAATLPPLELETSLPAVDTGLSAEEALASLDSGINTLPSLEPRAIDPALTAPTELAEEINSPADPTVGGMDDFRRLPDEAPTLGEDPAGKLYPKTKTTKANAKGKTEESPVKTLVSGADKALSENIIAFLPSKRRLNCATSAERIERFIEAAQPKLQEAAEAMGYFDAQFKMTSARREGCWVLNVAVNPGKPIRVQGMNIKIAGAGANTKDFKEIQRKPPYQVGDVMVHQPYEDYKDTLNQKANQLGYFDAEYKTKELQIDPDKRQGKVVLDYNTGERYRYGQVEVKQDVLNQEVLQRHLKVRPGEYYDSEQLLKQQRLLEASGYYKDVQIVPQHNAAKDKQIPVNIQAERNKRYTYTGKLGYGADTKTRFEVKMDTNWVNDKGHKLTAEAVASQPESSLGFTYKVPLWQPEHEFAALSAGWERSNTNQIKSSALKSEFSYNRRNDSDWQQTAFVSTLYEATQPEGSEKTRSQLTLLGARVKKTEADDLLYATQGWQLAAELQGSKQGLLSDQTLVQGKVAGKYLKTLESKNKVILQGTVGTTYTDDLTTTPKSLRFFAGGQNSVRGYDFQSLGTKDANDVVIGGKHLIVGSAEFEKPIRDKLSLAAFVDAGNAFEDWSSYDMKWGLGAGVRYQSPLGPIRVDLAVPKDDFKDFHFYFSLGPDL, encoded by the coding sequence ATGAAACATTGGGATGTACGTTGGTTAGTATTAACCTGTTTGGTCAGTACTTCAGGGGTAACAGCAGCCACTCTACCGCCTTTAGAGTTGGAGACTTCTTTACCCGCTGTGGATACCGGCCTATCTGCTGAGGAAGCCTTAGCCTCGTTAGATTCAGGGATAAATACTTTACCTAGCCTTGAACCTAGGGCTATTGATCCAGCGTTGACTGCACCGACGGAATTAGCGGAAGAAATTAATAGCCCTGCTGATCCTACGGTAGGGGGAATGGATGATTTTAGGCGCTTACCCGATGAAGCGCCTACTCTAGGCGAAGACCCTGCTGGAAAACTTTATCCCAAAACTAAAACCACTAAAGCCAATGCTAAAGGTAAAACAGAGGAGTCTCCGGTTAAAACCTTGGTCAGTGGAGCCGATAAAGCATTATCAGAAAATATTATTGCTTTTTTGCCCTCCAAGCGGCGTTTAAATTGCGCTACTTCTGCTGAACGTATTGAGCGTTTTATAGAGGCTGCCCAACCTAAACTTCAAGAGGCCGCCGAAGCGATGGGCTACTTTGATGCGCAATTTAAAATGACTTCCGCGCGGCGTGAAGGCTGTTGGGTGTTAAATGTAGCCGTGAACCCCGGCAAACCCATTCGCGTCCAAGGTATGAATATTAAGATTGCAGGGGCGGGGGCGAATACTAAAGATTTTAAGGAAATCCAACGCAAGCCTCCCTATCAAGTAGGGGATGTGATGGTGCATCAGCCTTATGAGGACTATAAAGACACACTCAATCAAAAAGCCAATCAGCTAGGTTACTTTGATGCCGAGTATAAAACTAAAGAATTACAAATTGATCCCGATAAGCGTCAAGGCAAGGTAGTGTTAGATTACAACACCGGAGAGCGTTATCGTTATGGTCAGGTGGAAGTGAAACAAGACGTACTGAATCAAGAGGTATTACAACGTCATTTGAAAGTGCGTCCGGGGGAGTATTATGACTCTGAGCAATTACTCAAACAGCAGCGCTTATTAGAGGCGAGCGGTTATTATAAGGATGTGCAAATTGTTCCCCAACATAATGCCGCTAAGGATAAGCAAATTCCCGTGAATATTCAGGCAGAGCGTAATAAGCGTTATACCTATACGGGTAAGTTAGGGTATGGAGCTGATACTAAGACCCGTTTTGAGGTCAAAATGGACACCAATTGGGTCAATGATAAAGGGCATAAGTTGACCGCAGAAGCGGTGGCTTCGCAACCAGAATCCTCCTTAGGTTTTACCTATAAAGTACCTTTGTGGCAGCCTGAACATGAATTTGCTGCTTTAAGCGCAGGCTGGGAGCGTTCCAATACGAATCAAATTAAAAGCTCGGCGTTAAAAAGTGAGTTTAGTTATAACCGTCGTAATGATAGTGATTGGCAACAAACCGCTTTTGTATCCACTCTTTATGAGGCTACACAGCCAGAGGGGAGTGAGAAAACAAGGTCGCAATTGACCTTATTAGGTGCAAGGGTCAAGAAAACTGAGGCAGATGATCTACTGTATGCTACTCAAGGTTGGCAATTAGCCGCTGAATTACAAGGGTCTAAACAAGGCTTATTGAGCGATCAGACCTTGGTGCAGGGTAAGGTAGCAGGTAAGTACCTCAAAACATTAGAGTCTAAAAATAAAGTGATCTTACAAGGTACGGTAGGTACTACTTATACAGATGATTTAACTACCACACCTAAGTCATTACGGTTTTTTGCGGGGGGGCAAAACTCGGTACGTGGCTATGATTTTCAGTCTTTAGGCACTAAAGATGCGAATGATGTCGTGATAGGAGGTAAGCATCTGATTGTGGGGAGTGCTGAGTTTGAAAAGCCTATCCGTGACAAATTAAGTTTAGCGGCTTTTGTGGATGCAGGTAATGCGTTTGAAGATTGGTCGAGTTACGACATGAAATGGGGGCTTGGGGCTGGAGTACGTTATCAGTCTCCTTTAGGACCGATTCGGGTAGATTTGGCAGTGCCTAAGGATGATTTTAAAGATTTTCATTTTTACTTTAGTTTAGGACCTGACTTGTGA
- a CDS encoding translocation/assembly module TamB domain-containing protein, whose protein sequence is MKLSRSLIWTPLVVVIVLIILALLLLGFLLFSQTGTRLVAQQLEQRMGGLTFEGLEGALGGDLKAKRIYWQEEELEASVTVEGLDLNTKLGLRPELTRAYVDRLVIKTPSAGPGPVVIPELSEPLEALLSDVRVKQFEFWVGPSSMTLYDVSIKANNALGVLYIQDFKARTHAEPDKGLMLSAQGQMALRGQHEGAFKGRVESIDPVLGIGAIDLDLAGPDSAYKIKGQGQWSYRNSPRYEVKVLGSGNMEQLDLDQLTLTDPNGASGAQAKGYVNWYDAILWQLDTTTQGVDLADYNLGTTSALEGHVVWSGERGNVKRSMHWVIHTLTGTVQDYPVQAQGEILSDFGVVEVKSLDASVGDNKLTVLGKADQDLAMDWSLDAPQLKQLSPKLEGALQGKGVLKGRLDGSQLAVNVQELSGHLQGYPIKATGQLERNNSALSARDVRVYMGDNVITLDGDAQDRLGLVWTVDAKNLSQVRPTLQGNLSGSGRLEGQLDKKHFNLHVDGLKGQINKLPLQAQGQLQLKDEILNAQDMQVLIGSNRLIFDGSSAANTLGLNWQLEADNLSTLSPKLKGNVSASGNLKGLMDGSEFDLTIARMRGMVQEYPLQGYGQLSLKNKVLSAKDVVLTLGDNNVILNGSAAETLGLDWRVDAKALEQLNPKLKGQVIAQGNLKGLIDGSKLDIGVQNLKGTIQNIPLEARGALHFENRVLEARNVVIDAGKNQITLNGSAGDSLGLDWMISANDLGQLSPKLSGNLNGRGTLKGTLNASQLDINVTRLEGKVNQYPINAKGQLARRDQVYSARDLVVNVGDNQLVLNGNAGDSLGLDWRIKAQRLEHLSPKLQGNAEGFGTLSGAMDGSRLDVTIKRLTGSVQGYPLNASGGLKRQGEAITARDLVVESGKNKVILNGNANDSAGVNWQVDLKDLSQLRPNLTGRVQGRGRLQGLLDGSRLDVSIQTLEGQILQYPLTATGQVGLRDKQLSAKDLAINLGQNRLVLNGQASNRLGVNWSLDAKNLNQIHPELQGNLQGNGRIEGAVDGSNLTISISQLNGKLRDYPLAARGSITRRNNAFSTEGFSVDVGQNRLLLSGQASDRVSVRWQLDGKNLNQLHRSLKGNLKGRGSLTSRIDGSELSIAIDQLVGQLNDHPLDATGQVTQQGKDWLVKQGNVRAGSNALQLSGKVTEPIDVQWRIDAKQLAQVMPGLAGTIQGQGSAKGSWSLPQVQGQIKGSQLRYQDLSIESLTADIGQSGGQYRANATLKGIRQGEQLISQAVLEAQGTADNHKVRLSAVHKEGKVDLSAVGRWQNNTWAGTIQSADLRDTPAGNWRITRPVNVQIGKGQWASGEICLSNGQGNLCAQPALSSAGVAASGRIQNMPLVMLKPWLPETIKLAGVVEGSYQVVWRNGQGSGQANLRFPDNTLQVRQANGQFEQYTYRDAQVVVTLVGKTISLQGQTQVDQYGAVKLDGRIELVEKGDHRIQALISADSPNVAWLESMTPDLGDIKGQLQINVEVVGALSKPAIRGTARLQNGQAYLAETGALLQDINLTLQTVDAQNAIISGSLRAGSGVLQAKGTMQFANLPKWSADVQLQGERLLLMDTHEIQAWASPNLRVTAVPGTVNIQGSVFIPEMVVSLRELPSSASVRSDDVVIVGRRAQVSRSNDVVIVGKRGQQRTTAYQRTQGGNLVGAGRPNLQAKDEPLTINPDVIIELGDKAVFSGFGLDAKMQGRLRIARTRQDIIGIGSLSIVNGIYKAYGQNLKIERGRLIFNGNLENPGLDVQAVRVVEDGDIKVGITLNGTVRRPESTLFSSPIQTQSDTLSYLLTGHPASTLSGSDTDILRQAIMNLGITGGESIANQLGVALGLDEVGINAKGTDYRQSELLLGKRLGPRLYVKYIVGVFDSLQRVAITYQINKRLQLEAQSGKKQGVDFIYKIDTDKGPFRRHTR, encoded by the coding sequence GTGAAGTTAAGCCGTTCCCTGATTTGGACTCCCTTAGTGGTGGTAATAGTGCTAATTATTTTGGCGCTACTACTCTTGGGGTTTTTATTATTTAGTCAAACAGGAACTAGGTTAGTTGCGCAGCAATTAGAGCAGCGTATGGGGGGATTGACCTTTGAAGGCTTAGAAGGTGCACTAGGGGGTGATTTAAAGGCTAAGCGTATTTACTGGCAAGAAGAGGAGCTGGAGGCGAGTGTTACGGTTGAAGGTTTAGATCTGAATACTAAGTTAGGTTTACGCCCTGAATTAACTCGTGCTTATGTCGACCGTTTAGTAATTAAAACCCCTAGCGCAGGTCCGGGACCAGTAGTGATTCCGGAGTTATCGGAACCATTAGAAGCTTTACTCTCGGATGTGCGCGTGAAGCAATTTGAATTTTGGGTCGGACCCAGTTCAATGACGCTCTATGATGTCAGTATTAAAGCCAATAATGCTTTAGGTGTGCTGTATATCCAAGACTTTAAAGCGCGTACTCATGCTGAGCCGGATAAAGGTTTAATGCTCAGTGCTCAGGGGCAAATGGCATTAAGAGGTCAGCACGAAGGCGCTTTTAAGGGGCGAGTTGAGTCGATTGATCCTGTATTAGGTATTGGCGCAATCGATCTAGATTTAGCAGGGCCTGATAGCGCGTATAAAATCAAGGGTCAGGGGCAATGGTCTTATCGTAACTCGCCGCGTTATGAGGTTAAGGTGCTAGGCTCCGGTAATATGGAGCAGTTAGATTTAGATCAATTAACGTTAACTGATCCGAATGGAGCCAGCGGTGCTCAGGCCAAGGGCTATGTTAATTGGTATGATGCTATTTTGTGGCAGCTAGATACTACTACTCAAGGTGTTGATTTAGCCGATTATAATTTAGGTACTACCAGCGCTTTAGAGGGGCATGTGGTGTGGAGTGGTGAGCGGGGTAATGTCAAGCGCTCTATGCACTGGGTGATTCATACTCTTACCGGTACAGTACAAGATTATCCAGTACAGGCTCAAGGGGAGATACTCTCAGATTTCGGGGTAGTCGAAGTAAAAAGCTTAGATGCGTCTGTAGGTGATAATAAGCTCACCGTATTAGGTAAAGCTGATCAAGATTTAGCAATGGATTGGTCATTGGATGCCCCTCAATTAAAGCAATTAAGCCCTAAACTTGAGGGCGCTTTACAGGGCAAAGGCGTATTAAAAGGACGCTTAGATGGTTCTCAATTAGCCGTTAACGTTCAAGAGTTAAGTGGTCATTTGCAAGGCTATCCCATTAAAGCTACCGGGCAGTTAGAACGCAATAATAGTGCACTGTCGGCGCGTGATGTGCGGGTTTACATGGGCGATAATGTCATTACCCTTGATGGTGATGCACAGGATCGTTTGGGTTTAGTATGGACGGTGGATGCCAAAAATCTGTCTCAAGTCAGACCAACACTGCAAGGTAATCTGAGTGGCAGTGGGCGCTTGGAGGGGCAACTCGACAAAAAACACTTCAATTTACATGTCGATGGGCTTAAAGGGCAAATTAATAAGCTACCGCTTCAGGCGCAAGGACAACTCCAGCTCAAAGATGAGATTTTGAACGCTCAAGATATGCAGGTTTTGATCGGTTCTAATCGCCTCATTTTTGATGGTAGTAGTGCTGCTAATACTTTAGGTCTGAATTGGCAATTAGAGGCGGATAATTTATCGACTCTCAGCCCTAAATTAAAAGGTAATGTGAGTGCATCGGGTAATTTAAAAGGTTTGATGGATGGCTCTGAATTTGATCTGACTATAGCGCGGATGCGCGGTATGGTGCAGGAGTATCCACTGCAAGGTTATGGGCAATTAAGCTTAAAAAATAAGGTACTCAGTGCCAAAGATGTGGTACTAACCCTAGGCGATAATAATGTTATTCTAAATGGTAGTGCCGCCGAAACCTTGGGGTTAGATTGGCGTGTTGATGCCAAAGCCTTAGAGCAATTAAATCCTAAACTGAAAGGGCAAGTGATTGCACAGGGTAATCTCAAAGGTTTAATCGATGGCTCAAAACTCGATATTGGGGTACAAAACCTCAAAGGTACTATACAAAACATACCTTTAGAAGCTAGGGGTGCATTGCATTTTGAAAATAGAGTTCTTGAAGCACGTAATGTAGTGATTGATGCGGGCAAAAACCAGATCACGCTCAATGGCAGTGCGGGCGATAGTCTAGGTTTGGATTGGATGATTAGTGCTAATGATTTAGGGCAGTTATCTCCTAAATTAAGCGGTAATCTCAATGGGCGGGGCACATTGAAAGGGACTTTGAATGCTAGTCAATTAGATATTAATGTCACACGCTTAGAAGGCAAAGTGAATCAATACCCTATTAATGCTAAGGGACAATTAGCGCGGCGCGATCAAGTCTATTCAGCGCGCGATTTAGTGGTGAATGTAGGTGATAACCAACTGGTACTCAATGGCAATGCAGGCGATAGCCTAGGTTTGGATTGGCGTATTAAGGCGCAACGCTTGGAGCACTTGAGTCCTAAGTTGCAAGGTAATGCTGAGGGTTTTGGTACTTTAAGTGGGGCTATGGATGGTTCACGTTTAGATGTCACGATTAAACGGCTCACTGGATCGGTGCAAGGGTATCCTTTGAATGCATCAGGAGGCTTAAAGCGCCAAGGGGAGGCTATTACTGCACGCGATTTAGTGGTCGAGTCTGGCAAAAACAAAGTCATATTAAACGGCAATGCTAATGATAGTGCTGGTGTCAATTGGCAAGTGGATTTAAAAGACCTATCACAACTTAGGCCTAATCTTACCGGACGAGTTCAAGGGCGTGGACGCTTACAAGGATTATTAGATGGCTCCCGTCTGGATGTCAGTATTCAAACCTTAGAGGGGCAAATCCTTCAATATCCACTCACCGCAACAGGTCAAGTAGGCTTACGTGATAAGCAATTATCGGCTAAAGACTTAGCCATTAATTTAGGGCAAAACCGCCTAGTGCTAAACGGTCAAGCCTCTAATCGTCTAGGAGTTAATTGGTCATTGGATGCTAAAAACCTCAATCAAATTCATCCCGAATTGCAAGGCAATCTACAAGGTAATGGGCGTATTGAGGGGGCGGTAGATGGCTCCAACCTGACCATTAGCATTAGTCAATTAAATGGAAAATTACGCGACTATCCTTTAGCAGCGCGTGGTTCTATTACTCGTCGCAATAATGCCTTTAGTACGGAAGGCTTCAGTGTGGATGTAGGGCAAAATCGTCTATTGCTCAGTGGTCAAGCTTCAGACCGCGTGTCGGTACGTTGGCAGTTAGACGGTAAAAATTTAAACCAATTGCATCGGAGCTTAAAAGGTAATTTAAAAGGACGTGGTAGTTTAACGAGTCGCATCGATGGTTCTGAGTTAAGTATTGCTATCGATCAGCTAGTAGGGCAATTAAATGATCATCCGCTTGATGCCACCGGGCAAGTAACTCAACAGGGTAAAGACTGGTTAGTTAAACAGGGTAATGTGCGAGCAGGAAGTAATGCGCTGCAATTATCGGGCAAAGTTACCGAGCCGATTGATGTGCAATGGCGTATTGATGCTAAACAACTCGCTCAGGTTATGCCCGGTTTAGCAGGTACGATTCAAGGTCAGGGTAGTGCTAAAGGCTCTTGGTCTTTGCCTCAAGTTCAAGGGCAAATTAAAGGCAGCCAATTACGTTATCAAGATTTAAGCATAGAAAGCCTCACGGCTGATATTGGGCAAAGTGGCGGGCAATATCGCGCTAATGCCACCCTCAAAGGGATACGCCAAGGTGAGCAGCTCATTAGTCAGGCAGTGCTAGAGGCGCAAGGAACAGCGGACAATCATAAAGTACGTTTAAGTGCCGTGCATAAAGAGGGTAAGGTTGATCTAAGTGCCGTTGGGCGTTGGCAAAATAATACGTGGGCAGGAACGATTCAATCCGCCGATTTAAGAGATACTCCAGCCGGCAATTGGCGCATTACTCGCCCTGTGAATGTGCAGATTGGTAAAGGGCAGTGGGCAAGTGGGGAAATATGCCTCTCTAATGGTCAGGGTAATCTCTGTGCTCAACCTGCGCTCTCTAGTGCGGGGGTCGCAGCTTCGGGGCGTATCCAAAATATGCCACTGGTGATGTTAAAACCGTGGTTGCCAGAGACTATTAAACTAGCGGGAGTGGTCGAAGGCTCCTATCAAGTGGTATGGCGCAATGGTCAAGGCTCAGGACAGGCTAATTTACGTTTTCCTGATAATACCCTGCAAGTGCGCCAAGCGAATGGTCAGTTTGAACAATATACCTATCGTGATGCTCAAGTAGTAGTGACGTTAGTAGGCAAAACCATCAGCCTACAAGGTCAGACGCAAGTAGATCAGTATGGCGCAGTGAAGCTTGATGGGCGTATTGAATTAGTCGAAAAAGGGGATCACCGCATACAAGCACTGATTAGTGCCGACTCCCCCAATGTCGCTTGGCTAGAAAGCATGACGCCTGACTTAGGGGACATTAAAGGGCAGCTGCAAATCAATGTTGAAGTGGTGGGAGCTTTAAGTAAGCCTGCGATCCGTGGCACTGCACGTTTACAAAATGGGCAAGCCTATTTGGCGGAAACAGGCGCTTTATTACAGGATATTAATTTAACGCTACAAACGGTAGATGCTCAAAACGCCATTATTAGTGGCTCATTGCGGGCGGGTTCGGGTGTGCTGCAAGCTAAAGGAACCATGCAATTTGCTAATCTGCCTAAATGGTCGGCGGATGTCCAATTACAGGGTGAGCGTTTGCTCTTGATGGATACGCATGAAATTCAAGCATGGGCTTCGCCTAATCTACGGGTGACTGCTGTTCCGGGGACAGTCAATATTCAAGGCTCGGTGTTTATTCCAGAGATGGTGGTGAGTTTACGAGAGTTACCTAGCTCAGCTAGTGTGCGTTCTGATGATGTAGTCATTGTGGGGCGGCGTGCTCAAGTGAGTCGTTCTAATGATGTTGTTATTGTAGGTAAACGTGGACAGCAGCGCACTACAGCGTATCAAAGGACTCAAGGAGGCAATCTTGTTGGGGCTGGACGGCCCAATTTGCAAGCGAAAGATGAGCCTCTGACTATTAACCCTGACGTGATTATTGAATTGGGTGATAAAGCTGTTTTTTCAGGTTTTGGTTTAGATGCCAAAATGCAAGGACGCTTGAGAATTGCGCGTACCCGCCAAGATATTATTGGCATAGGGTCTTTAAGTATTGTGAATGGTATCTATAAAGCCTATGGACAAAACCTAAAAATTGAGCGAGGACGCCTGATTTTTAATGGTAATTTAGAAAATCCGGGCTTAGATGTGCAAGCAGTGCGGGTAGTAGAGGATGGTGATATTAAGGTAGGTATTACCTTGAATGGCACGGTGCGTCGCCCTGAATCCACGCTCTTTTCCTCACCCATACAAACCCAGAGTGATACCTTGAGTTATTTGTTGACTGGACATCCAGCTAGTACCTTATCCGGGTCTGATACTGATATTTTACGCCAAGCCATTATGAATTTAGGTATTACGGGTGGGGAAAGTATTGCTAATCAATTGGGAGTGGCTTTGGGGTTAGATGAGGTGGGGATTAATGCTAAAGGTACTGACTATCGGCAAAGTGAACTACTATTAGGTAAGCGTTTGGGGCCGCGTCTGTATGTAAAATATATTGTGGGTGTGTTTGACTCTTTACAACGAGTCGCCATTACGTATCAGATTAATAAGCGTCTACAGCTAGAGGCTCAGTCGGGTAAGAAGCAGGGTGTTGATTTTATTTATAAAATTGATACAGACAAAGGGCCTTTTAGAAGACATACACGCTAA